The Hemicordylus capensis ecotype Gifberg chromosome 6, rHemCap1.1.pri, whole genome shotgun sequence genome window below encodes:
- the LOC128329450 gene encoding zinc finger protein 501-like: MESSSSHTSELAFSPVPENDSEEPELPVSLEDWSDGEKDMDSGRSSHGHSSKIPFLCVPSEGKDVPTATRDPEDQDTEVRLFWLSHHKTQHCRKQGVVAQEAEKPAAITEEAGPSQRSRLQRKDSCKMKGSLENQQEVEEKLDAPTPCSDGLVQLIDEHGVYSSAKLVPATDAACLVSPLPRQCLERSSGEGEEFEIREVVVDEKPFQCALCAKAFKRAWELFSHEVVHNEERPFRCQLCQASFKRHSDYKSHALVHTEERPHRCELCGKRFKRASNLAEHRRIHSGERPHRCAACAKRFKTPYELQRHTLTHCSERPFACAACGKGFPAAGPLLLHQRQHCDDKPHACGVCGKRFSYGHSLRVHERVHTGDRPFSCALCGKAFKQSNALASHERVHTGERPFACPTCGKAFKQSSYLAIHARSHTGERPYACGACSKAFSRPSLLLQHQRVHSTERPHRCQHCGKLFKDLAYLAVHEKVHTGETPYKCPVCQKGFAHPSNLLQHQRIHRDG, encoded by the exons ATGGAGAGCTCCTCTTCTCACACTAGTGAGTTAGCTTTCTCACCTGTGCCTGAGAATGACTCTGAAGAGCCAGAGCTGCCGGTGTCTCTGGAGGACTGGAGCGATGGTGAGAAAGATATGGATTCTGGCAGAAGCTCTCATGGCCACTCTAGCAAGATCCCTTTTCTCTGTGTCCCTTCCGAAGGCAAAGATGTCCCCACCGCCACCCGGGATCCTGAGGACCAAGATACAGAAGTGCGGCTGTTCTGGCTCTCGCATCACAAAACCCAGCACTGTAGGAAGCAGGGGGTTGTGGCTCAGGAGGCAGAGAAGCCTGCAGCTATCACAGAGGAAGCAGGACCTTCCCAGCGGAGTCGTCTACAGCGGAAAGATAGCTGCAAGATGAAGGGATCTTTGGAGAACCAACAGGAGGTGGAAGAAAAGCTGGACGCTCCAACTCCTTGTTCAGACGGCTTGGTGCAGCTGATAGATGAGCACGGGGTGTATTCCTCGGCCAAGCTGGTGCCCGCCACCGATGCGGCATGCCTCGTCTCGCCCCTCCCGCGGCAGTGTTTGGAgcgcagcagcggggaaggggaggagtTTGAGATCCGGGAGGTGGTTGTGGATGAGAAGCCATTCCAGTGTGCCCTCTGTGCCAAGGCCTTCAAGCGGGCATGGGAGCTGTTCAGTCATGAGGTGGTACACAATGAGGAGCGCCCATTCCGCTGCCAGCTGTGCCAG gcCTCCTTCAAGCGCCACTCGGACTACAAGAGCCATGCCCTCGTGCACACAGAGGAGCGGCCGCACCGCTGTGAGCTGTGTGGGAAGCGTTTCAAGCGGGCGTCCAATCTCGCCGAGCACCGCCGCATCCACTCGGGGGAGCGGCCCCACCGCTGCGCCGCCTGCGCCAAGCGCTTCAAGACGCCCTACGAGCTGCAGCGGCACACCCTGACCCACTGTTCGGAGCGGCCCTTTGCCTGCGCGGCCTGCGGGAAGGGCTTCCCCGCCGCGGGGCCCCTCCTCCTGCACCAGCGGCAGCACTGCGACGACAAGCCCCACGCCTGCGGCGTCTGCGGCAAGCGTTTCTCCTACGGACACAGCCTGCGGGTCCACGAGCGGGTGCACACGGGCGACCGGCCGTTCTCCTGCGCCCTCTGTGGCAAAGCGTTCAAGCAGTCCAACGCCTTGGCCTCCCACGAGCGGGTGCACACAGGGGAGCGGCCTTTTGCCTGCCCGACGTGTGGCAAAGCCTTCAAGCAGTCCTCGTACCTCGCGATCCATGCCCGTTCACACACCGGCGAGCGCCCCTACGCGTGCGGGGCCTGCAGCAAGGCCTTCTCCCGGCCCTCGCTGCTCCTGCAACACCAGCGCGTCCACAGCACGGAGCGGCCTCACCGGTGCCAGCACTGCGGCAAGCTTTTCAAAGACCTGGCCTACCTGGCCGTGCACGAGAAGGTGCACACAGGCGAGACTCCCTACAAGTGCCCCGTCTGCCAGAAGGGCTTTGCACACCCGTCCAACCTGTTGCAGCACCAGCGAATCCATCGGGACGGATAG